Below is a window of Stygiolobus azoricus DNA.
TAATTTTCATATCGGAATGCCGGACATTCAACCCAAGAGGGTTAACACTTACGAGTGGAGGATTGAAAAGGGAATCCAAGAGTGTATGAAAGTACCTGTAACAGTGTTTGCTGACGATGTATTAATTGAGAAAATGAAACAAGACTTAACGTTGAAACAAGCGATAAACGTTGCATGTTTACCCGGAGTACAAGAATCAGTTTATGTATTACCGGACGGACATCAGGGTTATGGATTCCCGATAGGTGGAATCGCTGCTACAGCTATAGACGAAGGAGGCGTTGTTTCACCGGGCGGAATAGGTTACGATATTAATTGCGGAGTCAGATTATTAAGGACAAACTTAGACTACAAAGACGTAAAGGACAAGCTCAAGGATCTAGTCGAGGAAATTTACAGAAATGTGCCTAGCGGAGTCGGAAGTGAAGGAAAAGTTAAGTTAACTTTACAACAGTTAGACAACGTATTGGCTGAAGGCGTTAGGTGGGCTGTAGATAATGGTTACGGTTGGGATAGAGATATGGAACACATAGAGCAACACGGTAGTTGGGATTTAGCTGATCCGTCGAAGGTAAGCCCTATTGCTAAGCAGAGGGGCCACACTCAGTTAGGTACTTTGGGGGCTGGAAACCACTTCTTAGAGATACAAGTAGTAGACAAGATATATGACCCAGAAGTAGCGAAAGCGATAGGAATTACCCACGAAGGACAAGTAACAGTGATGGTTCATACGGGATCTAGAGGATTAGGACATCAAGTAGCAAGTGACTACTTGCAGGTTATGGAGAGGGCTATGAAGAAGTATAACATTGAAGTCCCAGATAGAGAACTTGCAGCGATACCTTTCAACACTAGAGAAGCTCAGGACTATTTCCATGCTATGGTCTCAGCGGCGAACTTTGCGTGGACTAACAGACAAATGATAGCCCACTGGGTTAGGGAGAGCTTCGGGAAGGTTTTCAAAGTAGATCCGGAGAAATTGGACTTAAACATAATTTACGACGTAGCACATAACATAGCTAAAATTGAGGAATACGATATTGAAGGAAAAAGGAAGAAAGTATTAGTTCACAGAAAAGGAGCTACTAGGGCTTTTCCTCCGGGGAGTCCTGAGATTCCCCCTGACCACAGAAGTACCGGTCAGATTGTCCTAATCCCCGGAAGCATGGGTACGGCCAGTTATGTCATGGCTGGTATACCTGAGGGAAGAAGGACGTGGTTTACGGCTCCTCATGGTGCTGGGCGTTGGATGTCAAGAGAAGCGGCTGTAAGAAGCTACCCGGTTAATAACGTAGTACAAAACTTAGAGCAAAAGGGAATTGTAATAAGGGCAGCTACGAAGAGAGTAGTTGCTGAGGAGGCTCCAGGTGCTTATAAGGATGTAGATAGAGTGGCAAAAGTTGCACATGAGGTTAAGATAGCTAAGTTAGTTGCTAGATTAAGACCAGTAGGTGTGACCAAGGGATGAAAAGAGAAGATTTACTTAAAGAACCTATAGAAGATATAACATTAGAGGATCTTAGAGGAGTAGAAAAAATTTTACCAGTATTGGATAAAATATACGGTTTTTCGGCGGAAGCCATAGTAAGGGGGTCTAAGATCTTAAAAGACATGATGAAAGACGCGGATCTCCGTTTTCTCTCCTTTACCGCCAATTTGGTCTCAACTGGATTAAGAGGGCTCTTTGCTGATTTAATTAGGAAAGGGTATTTTAACGTTGTAATAACTACTGGAGGGACTATTGATCACGATATAGCCAGAGGTAACGGCGGCAAATACTACAAGGGATTGTTTGAATACGATGACACAATGTTACGGGAGTTGGAAATACATAGGCTTGGGAACGTGTTAGTTCCGTTCGAAAGTTACGGTAAGGTAATCGAAGAAGTAGTCAGGAAAAACATTGACGAACTAGTAAGGATAAAGAAAGAGTGGCCTGTTTATGAATTATTATGGGAGTTTGGTAAGAGAATAGATGATAGGAACTCTATATTGAGAGCAGCTTATGAAAAGAAAGTACCGATTATAGTACCTGGTGTAGTTGACGGGTCCTTCGGAACTAATCTCTTTATATTTTCCCAATTTAACGGCTTGAGGATTAACTTGTTTGAAGATATGAAGATGATTAAAGACCTTGTTTTCTCGTGCAGGAAGTCAGGAGCATTAATAGTTGGTGGAGGGATAAGTAAGCATCATACCATTTGGTGGAACCAGTTTAAAGACGGTCTCGATTACGCTATTTACGTAACTACAGCTCAGGAATATGATGGAAGTCTTAGCGGAGCTAAACCCAGGGAAGCAATATCTTGGAATAAGATTAAGCCGGTTAGTGAAAACGTTGTTATATACGGAGACGCTACTGTAATTCTTCCTATCTTGTCAGCATCCTTATTAATGTAATCATACTATAATTAAAAATACAGTTTATATCCGCGTGGTGTTCATGTCTTCCGAGAAATATACAAGTATTTCACCTGCAGAGTTCTTTAAAAGAAATCCAGAGTTAGCTGGATTCAGCAACCCAGCCCGTGCCTTATATCAAACTATAAGAGAGTTGGTAGAAAATGCGTTAGATGCAACTGACGTCCATGGTATTTTGCCTTCAATCAAAATTTTGATAGACTTAATAAATCCAGAGAAACAAGTCTACAAGGTTAACGTTGAGGATAATGGTATAGGTATACCTCCTCATGTTGTACCTAACGCTTTCGGCAGAGTACTTTACAGTTCGAAGTACGTTTTAAGACAGACCAGAGGAATGTACGGGCTAGGTGTCAAGGCTGCTGTACTCTACAGCCAGATGTATCAGGACAAACCGGTTGAGGTTTATACTTCTCCTATAAATTCAAAAAGAATTTACTACTTTAAACTGAAGATAGACGTAACTAAAAACGAACCAGTAGTACTTGAAAAATATTCAGTTTCCAATGATAAGGGGTGGCACGGAACCTCTGTGACGTTATACTTGGTTGCAGATTGGCAGAGGGCTAAGTCGAGAGTATATGAATATATTAAGAAAACTTATGTTGTAGCACCTTACGCGGAGATCACGTTTAGAGACCCTGACGGTAATGTAATGTATTATCAAAGGCTAACCGAGAAATTACCTAAACCACCAGAAGAAGTGAAACCACATCCCTACGGTGTAGATATAGAGTTGATTAAATACCTTATAGCTAAGCTGAATAAGCCATTGGAGGTTAGGGATTTCCTGATTAATGAGTTCCAGAGCATCGGTGATATAACAGCCGATAAGATTCTAGAATTAGCAAATATAAACAAGAACAAGAAGGTCACTAACCTCACTGACGAAGAGATCTCCAGGCTAGTAGAAGTGATGAAGAAGTTCGAGGACTTCAGACCGCCTTCAGCAGAAGCGCTTTCAGTAATAGGTTCTGATATAATTGAATTAAGCCTTAAGAAGATCTTTAACCCTGAGTTTGCAGCTGCTATAACTAGGAAACCGAAAGCATATCAAGGGCATCCGTTTATTGTTGAGGCCGGAATTGCTTACGGTGGATCAATACCACCATCGCCTGAACCCGTAGTGTTAAGGTATGCGAATAAGATCCCTTTAATATATGACGAGAAGTCTGACGTGATCTGGAAGGTAGTAAGCGAGGAGATGGACTGGAAAAGGTACGGTATAGAGGAAGAACAACCGCCTTTAGTTGTCATGGTTCACTTGTGTAGTACTAAAGTCCCCTATAAGAGTGCTGGTAAGGAAAGTATTGCCGACGTAGAGGAAATTGAAAAGGAGATTAAGCTTGCGTTAATGGACGTAGCGAGACAGTTAAAGGCTTATATTAGTGAAAAGAAAAAAGAGGAAGAGGCTAAAAAGAAGCTCATTACATACCTTAAATATATTCCTGAAGTGAGCAGAAGCCTGGCGATATTTGCTGCAGGAGAGAAGGAAAAAGTCCCGGAGGTTCAGAATTCGATTAAAGAACAGTTGCTCAATCTCGTGCTAAAGAAACTTGAAATTGAAGATAAACAATTAGTAGAGGAAATTAAAAACTATAAGGTTGAGGAGTTATGACAGAACTTACTTCAAAGGTAGACCGTGAGGCTAGGAAGAAGGCTTCTCAAATTTTACGAGATACTTTTCTTAAAGTAATAGAACAAGTTAATAAGGGAGAACCACCTGTAATGGAAATCCCCAAGAGGACTTTGTCTAACACTATATACGACGAGAAAAGAGGTTTGTTGATCTTAGGAAAGGAAAAGTTAAGGAGAAACTTCCTAGACCTTAATGAGGCAAAGCGATTTATGCAAACTACTCTAATGGCGAGTATTATATATGATGCGTTAGTGAACGACGAGTATCCAACAATACGTGATCTGTACTACAGAGGTAAGCACTCTATAATACTTAAAGGACCTAACAAGACGTATGAAGAAAACACTTGGGATGAACAAAAAGAGTCTGACAGTGTGATCGTAGATATAGAAGTCTTCACCAATCTCCTGAGGGAGGACATGTTAATTCTAAGCAAAGAGAAGGGAAAGGTGGTAGGAGATATGCAAATTAGAAGTGGTAACGATATCATAGACTTGAGTAAGATGGGTCACGGTGCATATGCGATAGAACCTACTCCTGATTTAATTGACTTCGTGAACGTGAACGCTGAGTTCGTTTTAGTCGTGGAGAAGGACGCTGTATTTCAACAACTTCACAGAGCTGGTTTTTGGAGACAGTATAAGGCTATTTTGATAACTAGTGCCGGTCAGCCTGATAGAGCGACTAGGAGGTTCGTGAGGAGGTTAAATGAGGAACTCAAACTCCCCGTTTATATTTTAACTGATGCAGACCCCTACGGATGGTATATCTATAGTGTATTCAGGATAGGTTCGATCCAATTATCCTATGAAAGCGAGAGGTTAGCTACCCCTAATGCCAAGTTTTTGGGAGTCTCGATGACGGATATTTTCGGAGACAAGAATAAGAAGCCCTACCTTTCAGAGCAGGAGAGGAGGAATTATATCATCAAGGCTAAGGAAGCGGACGTAAAGAGGGCTCTTGAAATAAAGAACTACGATTGGTTTAAGACGAAAGGGTGGCAACACGAGATAGAGATCTTCTTGGATAAGAAATCTAAGTTAGAGATCGAGGCTATGGCTAGTAAGGGATTAAAATTCTTAGCATTCCAATATATTCCAGAAAAGATCAAAAGCGGGGATTTCGTAAGTTAAAAGTCAGCCGAGACAGGTTATATCACCGGTCAACTTTATTGGGCTCTTCATCCCTTATTCAATGTATTCCAAGATGTCATTAAAAGTGTTTCTTCTACATACTTTGCAATATTGGTAGATTGCCGGTTGTTTGCTTATGTCGAAGCTGATGTTTATTACCCATTCTGTCTTACAGTTTCTGCACCTTACTTTCCACGGCATACCCTTATATATGATCGATAGTAAAAATAAGTTGCTGTGAAGAGGTTAGACTGGCTGAAATATGATGAAGGGCCAAAGCTCGGAGCTTAAATCTTCTAAACTTTGTGACAATGACAAAAGAGTTTAAAACCTAATGTGAATTTAGGATAATTGGGAGTAATCGTGAGCATTCAGTACACCACGGTTGGCGATTTAAAGGTTGGAAGTTACGTAGTTATAGATGGAGAACCTTGTAGAGTTGTAGACATCACTAAGGCAAAGACCGGTAAGCACGGTAGTGCTAAGGCGAACGTCGTGGCAATAGGTATTTTCACCGGTCAAAAGAGGACTATAATGGCTCCCGTTGATCAGCAGGTTGAAGTTCCGATTATAGAGAAGCACGTAGGTCAAATACTCGCAGATAAAGGTGATACTGTTCAAATAATGGACTTAGAAACTTACGATACTTTTGATATTGAGAGGCCTAAAGAACCTGAACTTGCGGATAAAATAAGGCCGGGTGCAGAGATAGAGTATTGGGACGTAATGGGTAGAAAAAAGATTGTAAGGGTTAAGTAACCTTGCTTGATAATTTAAAAGATGCAGTAAAGAAATTTTTAGGTTCTTCTGATTATAATAAGGCTGTTAATGATTTCATAAAAGACCTCCAGATTTCTCTCATAAAAGCGGATGTAAATATTAAACTGGTTAATGAATTAACTACAAAAATTAAGAATAGACTAGCAAATGAAAAGCCACCATCTGCTATTGAGAGAAGAGAGTGGTTTATCTCAATAGTTTACCAAGAGCTAACTAACTTGTTCGGGGGAGATAAAGAACCTAATGTAATGCCTAAGAAACTTCCTTACGTGATAATGCTTGTAGGCGTACAAGGAAGCGGTAAAACCACTACTTCAGGAAAATTAGCATTATTCTATAGGAAAAAAGGGTATAAAGTAGGATTAGTTGCCGCAGATATATATAGGCCTGCTGCTTATGAACAACTTCTACAAATAGGAAACCAAATAGGTGTACCTATATATGGTGAGCCTGGGAATAAGGACGCTATACAAATAGCTAAGAACGGTGTAGAAAAGTTCCTCAAGGAAAAATACGACGTCGTCATAGTAGACACTGCAGGAAGACATGGTTATGGGGAAGAGGTCAAACTGTTGGAGGAAATGAAGAACATTTACCAGAGTATAAAACCGGACGAAGTAATCTTGGTGATAGATGCTTCTATCGGACAAAAGGCTTACGATCTAGCTTCTAAGTTCCACACCGCGAGTCCTATAGGCTCTATCATAATCACTAAAATGGACGGTACTGCTAAAGGAGGAGGAGCACTCTCTGCTGTAGCCGCTACAGGGGCTACTATTAAGTTCATAGGCACTGGCGAAAAGCTCGATGAGCTCGAAGTTTTTAATCCTAGAAGGTTTGTCTCACGCATATTAGGAATGGGTGATATTGAGTCTATAATAGAGAAGATAAAAGGAATAGAGGAATATGAGGAAATAGAGAAGAAAATGGAGGAAGTGTTAACGGGTAAGACTAAACTCACTTTAAGGGATGTTTATAAGCAGTTGAATGCGATGAGAAAGATGGGCCCGCTCAATAAGATTCTCCAGATGATCCCTGGTTACAATATTTTATCACAAATACCAGAAGAACAACTTAAGTTAGGAGAGGAGAAGATAAGAAAATTCATGAATATCATGAATTCAATGACATATAAAGAACTCGATAACCCTGACATAATAGACAAGTCTAGAATAAAGAGGATCGCGAAGGGGTCTGGAACTACGCCCGAGGAGGTAAAGGAGCTCCTTAAACAATATGAAATGACAAACAACTTATTAAAAATGATGAGGAGGAAGAAAGGTCTTGCAAAGCTTTTTGAAGGGAGAGATATTAAATAAGGCTTTTACTCTTCTTTCTAAATATCCTCTTTGTAACAGTTGTTTAGGCAGATGCTTTGCCAGATTGAGTTATGGACATAGCAACAATGAGAGAGGTAAGGCAATGAAGTTGGCACTTTTGATGGAGATCGATAAGATGATTAAAGATCATGAGATTCAAGACCTTACACAGATAAAGGAAGTGTTCTTCAATATTGGAGAGCTTGCTTCGCCCCTATTTTCCCTCTATTATAATGAGGGCTTCCAAAAAAGAAGCTGTTACATTTGTGGAGACAAAATAGAAGAGATTAAGGATAAATTCGAGAGAGACGCATTACAAATCCTCAAGGAGAAAGGTTATAAGACTTTCGTTCTAGGTGTTAACTTACCTACTTATTTGAAGAGGTTGGAAGAGGATTTCATAGTAAGTAATGACTTGACCTATTACGAGAGTATTAAGAACGAGATTAAGAGAGATGTAGGAAAGAGGATAGCTGAGAAGGGCTTTACTCCTGCTTTTGAAGATGCAGAGGTTGAACTGATTTACGACCTCGAGTATGATGCAGTCTTAGAAGTAAAGAAGAGCTATAAGACATTAGTTTTCTATAACCGGCTATCGAGAAATGTGCCTATATCTAGCTGGTATGCTAAAGATGGAATATCCTTGGAGAGTTCTCTCGCTAACACTAAGTTATACGTACCTTTTTCAGAGCTATCTGAGTATAGAATTTTAGAAGAGTATCCTTTGATAGTTGAGGGAGAAGTTAAGGACGTAGCAGGATACTATTTTAAACCTTACGGAAAGGTTCAGGGTAAGGAGCTTTCTACAATATTCACCCTAAAACCTACTAACAGAACTTATAGGATTACCGTCTACTCAGAAAAACCGGTTGAAGGAGGTGTAAACATTTACCAAGGAGTTTATGACTTGTTTTTAACGGTGAAAGAACCAGAGGAGCTAAAGGCAAAAATAAACGAACTTGAGAATAAAGGCATGGTTATACTAAGCATAGATTTAGTAACCACTTCAGGTAAGGTGAACACGTTATATACAATCCTTTATAAAGGATAAAATAGGATAAACGTGAACGTGAATATAAACGGTAAAAAAGTACTTATTACAGCTTCCAGTGAAGGTATTGGTTTCGGGATAGCAAAGAAGTTAGCTAGAGAAGGTTGTAGACTGGTTTTGACCTCTAGAAACAAAGAAAAATTGAATAAAGCCGTTGAAAGTTTAAAAAAGTATAACCCTGAGGTATACGGTTTCCCGTCTGATCTCAGTAAGCCCGATAGTTTGGATGACCTAGTTAGTTTTGCGTTAGAGAAGTTAGGGAATGATATTGATGCCCTAATTTACAACACGGGGAATCCTCCTTCAGAGCCCTCTACTTTCGCTGAAACTACCATGGAGGATTGGTTGTATTCTGTAAATCTTTATCTTCTTAGTGCTATAAAGTTAACTAAATTACTACTACCGCATATGGTAAGGAAGAGAAATGGTAGATTGATATATTTATCCTCATGGACTGTGAAACAACCTCAGAGTATATTCGTGTTAGCTGATGTTTCCCGCTCTCCATTAATACAATTGGTTAAAATAATCTCTAAAGATTACGGTCAATTTAACGTAACGGCTAACGTGATCCTTATGGGAAGTTTTGAGACTGAGGGAGCTAAGAGAAGCTTAAGGAGATTAGCTGAAAAATTGGGAATAAGTTTTGATGAGCTCTGGCAGAAAGAGGTAATCTCTCGCTCGCCGTTAAAGAGAACTGGGGACGTAGAAAAAGAATTGGGATCATTAATAACTTACCTTCTTTCGGAGTTCTCTTCATATATAACGGGGTCCGTAATACAAATTGATGGGGGAACTAGTGATGCAATATAATTTGAGGAAGTCCTTCAAGTTGTCTTTAGCTTACTATTGGTATTATCCTTTACATGAGTTGTAAAAAGGTTTTTAAAGTTGTCTAAAATAGTATAGTAGTGATTGATATGGCTGATAAAAAGGTAAAAGTAAAAACTCCAGGAGGTAAAGAGATGGAGCTTGCACCAGAGAAAACATGGGTATTAGCTCCCAAAGGAAGGAAAGGTGTAAAGATAGGGTTATTCAAAGACCCCGAGACTGGAAAGTACTTCAGACATAAACTTCCGGATGATTATCCAGTTTAACGCGATTTTTATATGCTTAAGCTAAAGCTTGTTTTTACTTATTCTTTTGTACGATCATACAGTTGAGCTTTAATTTTACCTCAAATGATTTATTCATCAAATGATAGTGACATTGAAGATAAGCGGGAAATTTTTTGATGATGAAAATCCGACTAATTTGGAAATTATAAAAAAATCCGTACTCTCTCTACTAAATTCTGGACATAGAGTAGCTATTGTGACAGGAGGAGGAGGTACAGCGAGAAAATACATAAACTTGGGAAGAAAAGCTGGTATCAAAGAAGCTCACTTAGATCTTCTAGGTATTTGGGCGTCACGCCTTAATGCTTATTTGGTAGCTTTCTATCTGGGAGACCTTGCATATTCCAAGGTTCCCGAAAGTCTGGAGGAGTTTATTGAAAAATGGGGTTACGGTAAGGTTGTAGTTACCGGAGGTTTTCAGCCTGGACAATCTACTGCGACCGTAGCGTCTCTGGTTAGTGAGGCTACCAATAGTGATCTTTTAGTTCTAGCCACTAACGTGGACGGAGTTTACGATAAAGACCCTAGAAAGTTCTCCGAAGCTAGATTATTATCTCGGCTTAGCACTATTGAGCTGAAAAAAATCTTAGAGTTAACGCAGTCAGTTAATGCGGGAACTTATGAGCTTTTAGACCCATTAGCGATTAAAATTATAGAAAGATCAAAAATAAAAGTACTGGTTGTTAATTTCAAAAACTTAGACAAGCTTTTAGATATTATAACAGGGAATATAAGTATAGGAAGTTTAGTCCTTCCGGTGTAAAATATGTCAATAATGGATGAGGAGGAATTTAAATTAATTAGACAATATAAGAATAAAATAGATCTACAAACAGTTATATCAATACTAGAGGAGATCGAACAAGATTATATGCACAGTGAAAATCTGACTTCATCTATAATTTTTGTGTATACTAATCACCTTGATGTTATAAGGCAAAATAGAGAATTTTATGAATTACTCTCAAAAGTTTTGGAAAAATATTCAAAGAGAATTGGATTTGAGAACATTTCACAACTCGTAATAAACTCTCTTAAATAGTACGGTTTTAAAACCACTCTTTACCATTTTATTTATAACCACATTACTGTCATAGACATTAGAAAT
It encodes the following:
- a CDS encoding RtcB family protein, which translates into the protein MPDIQPKRVNTYEWRIEKGIQECMKVPVTVFADDVLIEKMKQDLTLKQAINVACLPGVQESVYVLPDGHQGYGFPIGGIAATAIDEGGVVSPGGIGYDINCGVRLLRTNLDYKDVKDKLKDLVEEIYRNVPSGVGSEGKVKLTLQQLDNVLAEGVRWAVDNGYGWDRDMEHIEQHGSWDLADPSKVSPIAKQRGHTQLGTLGAGNHFLEIQVVDKIYDPEVAKAIGITHEGQVTVMVHTGSRGLGHQVASDYLQVMERAMKKYNIEVPDRELAAIPFNTREAQDYFHAMVSAANFAWTNRQMIAHWVRESFGKVFKVDPEKLDLNIIYDVAHNIAKIEEYDIEGKRKKVLVHRKGATRAFPPGSPEIPPDHRSTGQIVLIPGSMGTASYVMAGIPEGRRTWFTAPHGAGRWMSREAAVRSYPVNNVVQNLEQKGIVIRAATKRVVAEEAPGAYKDVDRVAKVAHEVKIAKLVARLRPVGVTKG
- a CDS encoding deoxyhypusine synthase, which translates into the protein MKREDLLKEPIEDITLEDLRGVEKILPVLDKIYGFSAEAIVRGSKILKDMMKDADLRFLSFTANLVSTGLRGLFADLIRKGYFNVVITTGGTIDHDIARGNGGKYYKGLFEYDDTMLRELEIHRLGNVLVPFESYGKVIEEVVRKNIDELVRIKKEWPVYELLWEFGKRIDDRNSILRAAYEKKVPIIVPGVVDGSFGTNLFIFSQFNGLRINLFEDMKMIKDLVFSCRKSGALIVGGGISKHHTIWWNQFKDGLDYAIYVTTAQEYDGSLSGAKPREAISWNKIKPVSENVVIYGDATVILPILSASLLM
- a CDS encoding DNA topoisomerase VI subunit B, which translates into the protein MSSEKYTSISPAEFFKRNPELAGFSNPARALYQTIRELVENALDATDVHGILPSIKILIDLINPEKQVYKVNVEDNGIGIPPHVVPNAFGRVLYSSKYVLRQTRGMYGLGVKAAVLYSQMYQDKPVEVYTSPINSKRIYYFKLKIDVTKNEPVVLEKYSVSNDKGWHGTSVTLYLVADWQRAKSRVYEYIKKTYVVAPYAEITFRDPDGNVMYYQRLTEKLPKPPEEVKPHPYGVDIELIKYLIAKLNKPLEVRDFLINEFQSIGDITADKILELANINKNKKVTNLTDEEISRLVEVMKKFEDFRPPSAEALSVIGSDIIELSLKKIFNPEFAAAITRKPKAYQGHPFIVEAGIAYGGSIPPSPEPVVLRYANKIPLIYDEKSDVIWKVVSEEMDWKRYGIEEEQPPLVVMVHLCSTKVPYKSAGKESIADVEEIEKEIKLALMDVARQLKAYISEKKKEEEAKKKLITYLKYIPEVSRSLAIFAAGEKEKVPEVQNSIKEQLLNLVLKKLEIEDKQLVEEIKNYKVEEL
- a CDS encoding DNA topoisomerase IV subunit A: MTELTSKVDREARKKASQILRDTFLKVIEQVNKGEPPVMEIPKRTLSNTIYDEKRGLLILGKEKLRRNFLDLNEAKRFMQTTLMASIIYDALVNDEYPTIRDLYYRGKHSIILKGPNKTYEENTWDEQKESDSVIVDIEVFTNLLREDMLILSKEKGKVVGDMQIRSGNDIIDLSKMGHGAYAIEPTPDLIDFVNVNAEFVLVVEKDAVFQQLHRAGFWRQYKAILITSAGQPDRATRRFVRRLNEELKLPVYILTDADPYGWYIYSVFRIGSIQLSYESERLATPNAKFLGVSMTDIFGDKNKKPYLSEQERRNYIIKAKEADVKRALEIKNYDWFKTKGWQHEIEIFLDKKSKLEIEAMASKGLKFLAFQYIPEKIKSGDFVS
- a CDS encoding translation initiation factor IF-5A — protein: MSIQYTTVGDLKVGSYVVIDGEPCRVVDITKAKTGKHGSAKANVVAIGIFTGQKRTIMAPVDQQVEVPIIEKHVGQILADKGDTVQIMDLETYDTFDIERPKEPELADKIRPGAEIEYWDVMGRKKIVRVK
- a CDS encoding signal recognition particle protein Srp54, which gives rise to MLDNLKDAVKKFLGSSDYNKAVNDFIKDLQISLIKADVNIKLVNELTTKIKNRLANEKPPSAIERREWFISIVYQELTNLFGGDKEPNVMPKKLPYVIMLVGVQGSGKTTTSGKLALFYRKKGYKVGLVAADIYRPAAYEQLLQIGNQIGVPIYGEPGNKDAIQIAKNGVEKFLKEKYDVVIVDTAGRHGYGEEVKLLEEMKNIYQSIKPDEVILVIDASIGQKAYDLASKFHTASPIGSIIITKMDGTAKGGGALSAVAATGATIKFIGTGEKLDELEVFNPRRFVSRILGMGDIESIIEKIKGIEEYEEIEKKMEEVLTGKTKLTLRDVYKQLNAMRKMGPLNKILQMIPGYNILSQIPEEQLKLGEEKIRKFMNIMNSMTYKELDNPDIIDKSRIKRIAKGSGTTPEEVKELLKQYEMTNNLLKMMRRKKGLAKLFEGRDIK
- a CDS encoding pseudouridylate synthase, with product MKGEILNKAFTLLSKYPLCNSCLGRCFARLSYGHSNNERGKAMKLALLMEIDKMIKDHEIQDLTQIKEVFFNIGELASPLFSLYYNEGFQKRSCYICGDKIEEIKDKFERDALQILKEKGYKTFVLGVNLPTYLKRLEEDFIVSNDLTYYESIKNEIKRDVGKRIAEKGFTPAFEDAEVELIYDLEYDAVLEVKKSYKTLVFYNRLSRNVPISSWYAKDGISLESSLANTKLYVPFSELSEYRILEEYPLIVEGEVKDVAGYYFKPYGKVQGKELSTIFTLKPTNRTYRITVYSEKPVEGGVNIYQGVYDLFLTVKEPEELKAKINELENKGMVILSIDLVTTSGKVNTLYTILYKG
- a CDS encoding SDR family oxidoreductase, producing the protein MNVNINGKKVLITASSEGIGFGIAKKLAREGCRLVLTSRNKEKLNKAVESLKKYNPEVYGFPSDLSKPDSLDDLVSFALEKLGNDIDALIYNTGNPPSEPSTFAETTMEDWLYSVNLYLLSAIKLTKLLLPHMVRKRNGRLIYLSSWTVKQPQSIFVLADVSRSPLIQLVKIISKDYGQFNVTANVILMGSFETEGAKRSLRRLAEKLGISFDELWQKEVISRSPLKRTGDVEKELGSLITYLLSEFSSYITGSVIQIDGGTSDAI
- a CDS encoding chromatin protein Cren7 — protein: MADKKVKVKTPGGKEMELAPEKTWVLAPKGRKGVKIGLFKDPETGKYFRHKLPDDYPV
- the pyrH gene encoding UMP kinase — translated: MIVTLKISGKFFDDENPTNLEIIKKSVLSLLNSGHRVAIVTGGGGTARKYINLGRKAGIKEAHLDLLGIWASRLNAYLVAFYLGDLAYSKVPESLEEFIEKWGYGKVVVTGGFQPGQSTATVASLVSEATNSDLLVLATNVDGVYDKDPRKFSEARLLSRLSTIELKKILELTQSVNAGTYELLDPLAIKIIERSKIKVLVVNFKNLDKLLDIITGNISIGSLVLPV